In the genome of Treponema pedis, one region contains:
- a CDS encoding radical SAM/SPASM domain-containing protein produces MENMKFPLQVGLNVTNKCNLKCVHCSKKNKNEDMLNWKEIIDICKNKEVLNIYLTGGEPFLHNDILEIIKYIKEKKITLSILTNGILLTEHICRNLAALLNNNTDYMQISIDSVYDKYELYRNKASFNILDMNIDILKKYNIPIRVNCVISKKNSDSFEDVYNYIKSKGIKYLRFTPFVENKNSFERPACDNDILKPFIKIYESAINDNICIYGDPIKNVYGLLKKYEYLTLTKQIKLDKFICPEGKISCEIDVNGDIYGCTYFVGSDKKICNIFDKNIIEMFYWYQKNKSDNILAECKICKYKKLCMCGCPAIQAYKLQNTRLLKKYC; encoded by the coding sequence ATGGAAAATATGAAATTTCCATTACAAGTAGGTCTCAATGTAACAAATAAGTGCAACTTGAAATGTGTACATTGCTCAAAAAAAAATAAAAATGAAGATATGTTAAATTGGAAAGAAATAATAGATATTTGTAAAAATAAAGAGGTTTTAAATATTTATTTAACAGGAGGAGAACCTTTCTTACACAATGATATACTTGAGATTATTAAATACATTAAAGAGAAAAAAATTACTTTATCAATATTGACCAATGGGATATTACTTACTGAACATATTTGTCGAAATCTCGCTGCTTTATTGAACAATAATACAGATTATATGCAAATAAGTATAGATTCTGTTTATGATAAATATGAACTCTATAGGAATAAAGCAAGCTTTAATATTTTAGATATGAATATAGACATATTGAAAAAATATAATATTCCTATTAGGGTAAATTGTGTAATAAGCAAAAAAAATTCTGATAGTTTCGAAGATGTTTATAACTATATAAAATCTAAAGGTATAAAATACTTGCGATTTACCCCATTTGTAGAAAATAAGAATTCTTTTGAAAGACCTGCATGTGACAATGATATTTTAAAACCTTTTATTAAAATATATGAATCTGCTATTAATGATAATATATGCATTTATGGAGATCCAATAAAAAATGTATATGGATTATTAAAAAAGTATGAATATCTTACACTAACAAAACAGATAAAACTTGACAAATTTATTTGCCCAGAGGGTAAAATTTCATGTGAAATCGATGTGAACGGTGACATATATGGATGTACATACTTCGTTGGAAGTGATAAAAAAATATGTAATATTTTTGATAAAAATATTATTGAAATGTTTTATTGGTATCAAAAAAATAAAAGCGATAATATTTTAGCAGAGTGTAAAATATGCAAATATAAAAAGTTATGTATGTGTGGCTGTCCCGCAATTCAAGCCTATAAATTACAAAATACCAGATTGCTAAAAAAATATTGTTGA
- a CDS encoding radical SAM protein, producing MVVKWGITDCCNLNCKHCYYTTLKKQTYGLDIRDMKCLVDKLFSAGVDCIQLLGGEPFNYDAITELIDYIKYKGINLWVNTNFQNLSEKTLYQIKNCAFDRFIISLDGADEESNDTNRGDGTFLKIIDNLNKLKNICTVNNNIYINSILNKLGVTRMHFFYSFIKKYDYIKNISISLPDITGNALSQSTDFFSNVNDYLDNVFAFLEKIIIDNIYQKFTFGVSPFIESYIYDKHKIENVFNKNYCMGGCSVYYLDPDAFLYPCNLEYGINYFKKINNCDNNLLKHSFDEIIKCIPFNNFYADVRLIEKNCIDKKTICNKCSFRMNNICQIKCPLDKKEPIYRKMCEYFLSKNKILDSKFEIITKKLTKKIVKNGKINIFKLVPGSRWVTYENSIEFYSRKFNKNYLISYDNVDQIIKILENENELNSGNVETKLLQMLKSIGIIEYAS from the coding sequence ATGGTAGTAAAATGGGGAATTACTGATTGCTGTAATCTAAACTGTAAACATTGTTATTATACAACTTTAAAAAAGCAAACATACGGATTAGATATTAGAGACATGAAATGTTTGGTTGATAAGTTGTTTTCTGCTGGTGTGGATTGCATTCAACTGTTAGGAGGAGAGCCATTTAATTATGATGCTATTACCGAACTAATAGATTATATAAAATATAAAGGTATTAACTTATGGGTAAATACTAATTTCCAAAATTTATCTGAAAAAACATTGTATCAAATAAAAAATTGTGCATTTGATAGATTTATTATTAGTCTTGATGGTGCAGATGAAGAATCGAATGATACAAATCGAGGTGATGGAACTTTTCTAAAAATAATAGATAATTTGAATAAATTAAAAAATATATGCACCGTGAATAATAATATTTATATAAATTCAATATTGAATAAACTTGGCGTAACGCGGATGCATTTTTTTTATAGTTTTATAAAAAAATATGATTATATAAAAAATATATCGATCTCACTGCCGGATATAACGGGGAATGCACTTAGTCAGTCTACAGATTTCTTTTCAAATGTAAATGATTATTTAGATAATGTATTTGCTTTTTTGGAAAAAATAATAATCGACAATATATATCAAAAATTTACATTTGGTGTTTCTCCTTTTATAGAAAGTTATATATATGATAAACATAAAATAGAAAATGTTTTTAATAAAAATTATTGTATGGGTGGATGTTCTGTGTACTATTTAGATCCAGATGCTTTTCTATACCCATGTAATCTAGAATATGGCATAAATTATTTTAAAAAAATAAATAACTGTGATAATAATTTGTTAAAACATAGTTTTGATGAAATAATAAAATGTATTCCATTCAACAATTTTTATGCAGATGTAAGGCTGATAGAAAAAAATTGTATTGATAAAAAAACTATATGCAATAAATGTTCATTTCGTATGAATAACATTTGCCAAATAAAATGCCCTCTGGATAAAAAAGAACCTATTTATAGGAAAATGTGTGAATATTTTCTCTCGAAAAATAAAATATTGGACTCAAAATTTGAAATTATTACGAAAAAACTAACAAAAAAAATAGTAAAGAATGGAAAAATCAATATTTTTAAGCTAGTTCCAGGTAGTCGATGGGTAACATATGAAAATTCTATTGAATTTTATTCTAGAAAATTTAATAAAAACTATCTAATATCATATGATAATGTTGATCAGATTATTAAAATATTAGAAAATGAAAATGAATTAAATTCTGGAAATGTTGAAACTAAACTTTTACAAATGTTAAAATCTATAGGTATTATTGAATATGCATCATAA
- a CDS encoding Fic family protein, whose product MNKIKYISVQETAKRWKISERSVRNYCLQGRIIGSLLEGKTWKIPSYAEKPHRKTRHSAKQDTLLSFLKREKEAGLKGGIYHRIQIDLTYNSNHIEGSKLTHEQTRFIFETKTLDITDKVVRVDDIVETVNHFHCIDLIIEGAHTKLSESFIKQLHYILKSGTTDSRKSWFKVGDYKMLENEVGGDETVKPADVSAEMKLLLMEYNSKSEITFDDVLDFHVRFEAIHPFQDGNGRIGRLIMFKECLKHNIVPFIITEELKAYYYRGIKNWKNERNFLRDTCLTVQDLMKQCLDYFGIMYN is encoded by the coding sequence ATGAATAAGATAAAATACATATCCGTTCAAGAAACTGCAAAACGCTGGAAAATCAGTGAACGCAGCGTAAGAAATTACTGTTTGCAGGGCAGAATCATCGGTTCACTTTTGGAAGGAAAAACATGGAAAATCCCTTCCTATGCGGAAAAACCTCATCGGAAAACTCGTCATAGTGCAAAACAGGATACTCTCTTATCATTTCTTAAACGTGAAAAGGAAGCCGGCTTGAAAGGCGGAATTTATCACAGAATCCAGATTGACCTTACTTATAATTCAAATCACATCGAAGGTTCAAAACTTACACACGAGCAAACTCGATTTATTTTTGAAACAAAAACACTTGACATTACAGATAAAGTAGTTAGAGTTGATGATATTGTTGAAACGGTAAATCATTTCCATTGTATTGATTTAATAATAGAAGGCGCACATACGAAACTTTCGGAAAGTTTTATAAAACAACTCCATTATATTCTAAAGTCCGGCACAACTGATAGCCGGAAATCATGGTTTAAGGTTGGGGACTACAAAATGCTTGAAAACGAAGTAGGCGGCGATGAAACTGTAAAACCTGCGGATGTTTCGGCAGAGATGAAATTATTATTAATGGAATACAATTCAAAATCCGAAATCACTTTTGATGATGTGTTAGATTTTCATGTCCGATTTGAAGCGATTCATCCATTCCAAGACGGTAACGGCCGTATTGGAAGATTAATAATGTTCAAAGAATGCCTTAAACATAATATAGTCCCTTTTATAATTACTGAAGAACTAAAGGCGTACTATTACAGAGGAATTAAAAATTGGAAAAATGAACGCAATTTTTTAAGAGATACGTGTCTTACCGTGCAAGATTTAATGAAGCAATGTTTGGATTATTTCGGCATTATGTATAATTAG
- a CDS encoding MFS transporter encodes MHHKKIVSLKYIIYFFFFLANGALENFYPMYLTVLKFNGKQIGFIFSIISAAGIFLPGLTGIISQKKNPYWIAVCGILCGAFFSILFGFRENFISVMLLGISIFFIRSVFNFSAGNSIIVSIDADKRSSYIAVRDLFLFAGMSLGIFLFPKLLKICMAKHSIFYWNALYLFPILLLVILLYKNNTHIEDEKEEKTHRHKLFDVLKDKPFMYFLIVNILLSISAACSGFIPILAITIGFDIDKFMTYNSLFIILNSVAAFFLSKTLADKKRKTIYLIDIFIDCVPYLLFALTENKNIFLTVFLILKLKDIFMPISFSYILDIFDDKSISAVLGLTESVNNAVSIISPIIIGILWDYISTKIFLIATFFSCISGIIAWKKLPAVRTK; translated from the coding sequence ATGCATCATAAAAAAATAGTTTCGCTAAAGTATATTATTTATTTTTTCTTCTTCTTAGCAAACGGTGCATTGGAAAATTTTTATCCGATGTATTTAACGGTTCTAAAATTTAACGGAAAACAAATAGGGTTTATTTTTTCAATTATCTCGGCGGCAGGTATATTTTTACCGGGACTTACCGGTATTATTTCGCAAAAGAAAAATCCGTATTGGATTGCTGTGTGCGGTATTTTGTGCGGAGCGTTTTTTTCAATTTTATTCGGCTTTAGAGAAAATTTTATATCGGTTATGTTGCTGGGAATATCAATTTTTTTTATACGCAGTGTGTTTAATTTTTCGGCAGGCAATAGCATAATCGTTTCAATCGACGCTGATAAAAGAAGTTCTTATATTGCAGTTCGGGATTTGTTTTTATTTGCGGGAATGTCTTTAGGGATATTTTTATTTCCGAAGCTCTTAAAAATATGCATGGCAAAACATTCTATTTTTTATTGGAATGCATTATATCTATTCCCGATTTTGCTGCTGGTTATATTGTTGTATAAAAATAATACACATATTGAAGATGAGAAAGAAGAAAAAACTCATCGGCATAAATTATTCGATGTATTAAAAGATAAACCCTTTATGTACTTTTTGATTGTCAATATTTTATTAAGCATATCGGCTGCCTGCAGCGGATTTATTCCGATACTTGCAATTACCATAGGCTTTGATATTGATAAATTTATGACCTATAATTCTCTCTTTATTATTTTAAATTCCGTTGCAGCATTTTTTCTTTCAAAAACTTTAGCGGATAAAAAAAGAAAAACAATATATCTTATTGATATTTTTATAGACTGTGTGCCGTATCTGTTGTTTGCATTAACAGAAAATAAAAATATTTTTTTAACGGTGTTTTTGATTCTTAAATTAAAAGATATTTTTATGCCTATTTCATTTTCATATATCCTTGATATTTTTGATGACAAATCCATTTCGGCTGTATTAGGATTAACCGAAAGTGTAAACAATGCGGTGAGTATTATTTCTCCGATAATTATAGGAATACTGTGGGATTACATTTCAACAAAAATATTTTTAATTGCAACTTTTTTCTCATGTATATCCGGAATAATCGCATGGAAAAAACTGCCCGCGGTAAGAACGAAGTAG